ATGGACCCGGCTTGCTCATCGATATATGCTTCAGTGACGACAAATTCACCAAGCGTAAATTTGGCTCCGAACACATGGCTCGACAAGCTCGAACGTCGAGATATTTGAGGGCGGTACAATTGACCGCAATGTGATCCAAACTGTGATCACTTAACTGAGTACATCGTTCAAGAAATAGATGGGTCAACCGTTTCAGATGAATCGTTATCATTTCAATAGTTTTATCGGTAATGTTATGGCATTCggataaattcaatatttccaGCGAAGGACATTCCTTTACCAGACTGTCCATGCCTACCGATGATATTTGCTGACATTTTGATAAGCTTAACTCTTGTAATTCGGGCAGTACGAAGgaatatttcaatgaaacgTCGGTAATTTTAGTGCAACCTGCCAGAGAAAGTTTAGTGAGACCCTTTGCACGATTTATCGAATAGCCACTGTAGTCGGATTTGGTATCATTGTGTTCGTACATCTCCAGCATAACTTTCTTTCGTTTTGCGTCATTAACGATCTCCTCTTCCGCTTTGCTTCGAAGTGAAATTTTGAACGGATGTCTTTCGTTTTGATTGTTGCTTTGATTCATCGCCTCACGGATGGCATCCATCAGATGTTCGCCACCAGCGTTATCTTGCTGCCTCTGTACATCTTCTTTTGATATTGTGCCGCTGATTCGACTCTTGCTTTCTTCGTACGCAACCAAGTGAGTGTTCATTTCGAAGCCAGTCAATGCTGCATCAGAAATCTATTGAATCAAACATGTGTAAAGATAggacaattgaaaaaatgcaGAATAGTTCCCACCTTATCACAGTAATCCAAAAGTAGAACTCGCAACCACAccagatttttgaaaatcaattgaacGGCCAAATTGGTCACACCATTCTTACAGAAGCTCAAATCCAGCAGTCGTAAATTTGGTATATTTTCGGCTATTCGAATGATCGACATTTCGCAGATATTTAGTGCGCTCACATACAACTCCATCAACGACAAATTTTGAACCTTCGCAATGCCGTCAATTATACCCCGACCAGTGACTGATTCACATTCCGAGATGTCAagaaactttaattttaaattggcAACCTCCTTAACTCCTAGATCTGTGATGGCCCGACATCGTCtcaacttcaatattttcagtGCCGACAGTGACGAACATATTTCCATTAAGCCCGGGTCTGTTAGTCGAACACAAGATGACAAGTCTAATTCAACTAACGTTGGCTGTACTTGAACCAAGCTAATGATACCAGAATTGGTCAATTGGTCACAGCTACGTAGACGAAGAACTTCCAGTTTTAATTCGCCAATTTCTGATAGGGATGTTAGGGCTGCGCCGTCTATCAAGGTATAGCTAAAATTTAAACTCTTTATCAACTGTGCCTCGCATTGAATAAACTGGAAGATGTAGTGAAAAGTGAGTACACTTTCTGAAGCGTCTTTCTGACTATCCGGATAGAACTTCTTGTACAGACCGCGGTGAAACGATATATGGCAGCCGGACAAGTCCAGGCTATTTAATTTCGGCATGATCGTCGCAAAGCGATGGAACAACGCATCCGACAGATATCGATTGTATGTCAATGCAAGTGAGGTAACATTACGGCATGCATGGCAAATCGTTTTCTTATCCCGATCTTTGTCGAACAGGCGTCCGGACATGAACAATTCacgacaattttcaatttctaacgCCTCCaagtttttcacttttttcagtATTGAGTTCAGATATTTTTCACGTAGATCACAATTGATGAACGAAATTTCTTTGATGCTGATGTCCGCACATCGATCCCAGAATTCATCCGTCGTACCGAAGTCAACACAGTTTAGAGTGATTTTGGAATAATTGCGTAAGCTGTTCAAAAATACGCTGGCTGGGCCGGAATGATCGGCGAAGTGGACTTTGGTGAAATTGATAGCCAACGGCATCGTAGTGTTTATATGTTGAGTGGCCTCGAACCATCGACGGCATGTTAGACTAGCGACGAATAAATCCGATGAGTTCAAGTAGCCGAGAATTTTGAGGATGAtctgaaaaaagaagaagaaattcaTGGAAATTTGAGCTTGGAACTAACAGATCGTTCCAAAAAGTATCTCCGATTGTAATCCAAACAAATTGAACACTTGTGAGTCTAGTACTCACTTAATCTCTTAATGATCATTTCCCTGacaatttctttgattttcttttacgTGTTGTTTGATTGATTCAAATCTTATCTGTTATCTCATAAGCTGATTACATGGTtgtatttttggtttttttctttgtttgtttttggaaTAAAATGAGCAACTCATACTTTGACAGTGTTACCTGAGAATTTTCATTAGAAAAACAATACCTGAAACcatatacaaaataaaatcgaatggaGTCATTCGCTGTTTATCCGATGCGATAAATGAACGTTCTGTGAATAGGGTTCATTGTTTTGATTATTCATGTGGATCAACAGCAATGCTAATACGCAAATTTAGTGATTTCACGCTTTGAGACATGATAATTATATTAATTTTCGAGATTATCGTACATGCAAAAGACCTCTAATATAATGCGTTGTTATTCGATTTTAGAAAGTGCACTGCATTCTACTCGCATTacactttttgatataagttgtgttttgtttctgaGATGACTTGGTACTCAGCTGgattgcaaataaaatcggaaaattaaaTACATTCGTTTTGCCGAAGAACCGTCTTTAATGCAACCATTTGTTATGGTTTATTGAACTGACTACAGTACACACTCAAGTTAAGCAACAATGGAAAGCATTAAAGGTGAAGGTTTGTAAGGTTTATAAGTTGAGCACATATGTTACCCACTCAACAAACTTAAATTACAACATCcgcaaaaacaataaaccCAGAGTGCGATAGGCTAAATATAAACTTTTCACTATACGACCATCACGTGAGTTCGATAATGGAATGAAACTTTAGAAAAAAGTATTATTAACCTATCGCGCAATATGTCACTTCCAAAACaaaagcaagaaaaattttatttacgcTTTTTGAAGCGTAAATTACCAATCAAATGATGATTTTCTTACCTCCATTGGTAAATCTGTGTAACTCGATCCACAATATGGGGGAACGTAATTATCCTCTGCCATTACGGAGGCCTAATTCGTttcttatttaattaattgagttgaaaaagtcgaaaaactgtttttgtttaatgttttcaaGAATACACATCCGCTCCACAGCTGATTCGAACGGTACTGTCACTCCGACTGAGAGGTATAATGTGAAATAAGTTTATCTCTCAAAAAATCGACGCACATTATAAATACTAACAGCTTTTTTCACAAGCTCATAGCATTCGATGTAATGTTCATAGATGGAGCAGCATacctagcaaaaaaaaaaaaaaaataatcgaaaattgtttcgtttttattttttgaataataaacaCATTTCAGATCTTCAAGGAGTGTTTATATAGCCAGATTTCTTCTTACGATGTGTTTGGAAGCGGATAACTATATATCTTATATCGACAGCAAAGAAAGAACTAACCTGTTACTGAGGGCTgtcatgttcaaaacaaataaagtaaaagatttctgagatcaatcttcgatcaaatgatatttatttatatgaaattgccATGTCCtacggtttgtatgaacagtcTGCGACAGGTTAAGCATTACGATGGTCTTTGTCATAAATGAATGTTAAGACAAATGAAGGACAAGATTTTTTATCTAAAACTAGTGTGATATTAGGAAGATTACGATGTAGCTCATGAGTTtgagagggtattggtttGAGCAATTGTTTACAACGTTTGGAGGCCTAAAATCACTCAGTGTGCCCTGCGGGTTCTTTATGGATTCATTAGTAACCAATCTTTACTCGCAGCACCCCACGGAAACTCGTCACGCTTAACGCTAATTAACGCTAATTTTGAAACTCGTTTCACTTGTGGAATTatggcccttgccttcggctcggtCTACAAAcctcccactcgtcaaaataaaaatttctcaactagcatgtaatgtactattccCACATAATGAAATTCACAAGGCACACTGAGTGATGTTAGGCCTCCAAACGTTGTAAACAATCGGTGTGATATTGCTTGAGAGCTGCCTTGGTTTTGAGAGATTGTGATTTTCACATGTAATTATAAGTTGAACGTAGGTTATACGTAGGTTTACGTCAATATTTAtaattataagtgaaaatcgcaAGCTATAGTAAGTTtacatttgaaatcttcaaaaatttatacgtgataaatcataaaattgaaatatttttctcccGTTCTATTTCTGTTCCTTCATTGTTACAtggtaacaacaacaacaaaataaacaatgatatCTGACTGGTGAATGTTGAATCTAAGGAAGTACACGAGTCTAACAATCGAACGCATACGGCTATTTATGTAAGTCTTCTTTTCAAGGACTTTTCCGAATCGTTTGCCCACTCGTCTTCATCATCTTACCCCAGTGTATCGAAAACTTCCTAatttatcgacaaaaaaaatacttatCTTTGCATACACATACCTAGTTCATAAAGAATAGAttcgaaattatgaaaatgaattcttaACTTCATTGATGAGTTTCATGAATAACGACAGCTcctttattaaatttttgcacCGAATGACTTCAccgaaataaatttgcaatcaACAATATTTGAACACAAAGAATTCCATGCACCCATTCATTCGTCCTTTTAGACACAGCATGTTGCCGAtctcaatgaaaatataactCAGTGTGATGGAAATTGAGAGAATAATTTTCTACCGCACATACACACTGCAGGAAGACAtaggaaaatagaaatttcattttaagagAGAAATTtccttgtaaacaaaatcgTCCTCTCGTTCTTGCATTCCCATTCCGGCATTGACATGAAAAGGTCGATTTTGTTGGCGCgaaagtttttatattttgctaTTCTGTGATAAGTGATGGTAAACTATTAAAACATGTGTTGGATAAGGTTAATTGCCATGAGAAAAGTGTTGTGTAGAGTGTATATCGATTGAATTTAACGAATGTATACGTGGGTACAGATTGCTTAAGTGAAAACTTGTGACCAGTGTAAAGGAACACGGAAAAGTTGAGAATTTtctgaaagaaatgaaaaaaatgttttgcctGTTGTGAACGAACAAGGCGATGTCCCGAAGGAAACAGGCAAAACCCAGAGCGGTAAAACGTAAGTTAATTATTATTACTCAATAAATTCTTATGGATGATATGGTGCAAaaagcgagaaaaaaaaatcgttctttTAGTTCGaacataaataattcaaatcaaatttatttgaagaagaaaCAGACGAAAAAGcattaacaaattttataCGCTGCTCGGATTCTCCGTAGAGAACGG
The sequence above is drawn from the Bradysia coprophila strain Holo2 chromosome IV unlocalized genomic scaffold, BU_Bcop_v1 contig_144, whole genome shotgun sequence genome and encodes:
- the LOC119071162 gene encoding F-box/LRR-repeat protein fbxl-1 produces the protein MAEDNYVPPYCGSSYTDLPMEIILKILGYLNSSDLFVASLTCRRWFEATQHINTTMPLAINFTKVHFADHSGPASVFLNSLRNYSKITLNCVDFGTTDEFWDRCADISIKEISFINCDLREKYLNSILKKVKNLEALEIENCRELFMSGRLFDKDRDKKTICHACRNVTSLALTYNRYLSDALFHRFATIMPKLNSLDLSGCHISFHRGLYKKFYPDSQKDASESVLTFHYIFQFIQCEAQLIKSLNFSYTLIDGAALTSLSEIGELKLEVLRLRSCDQLTNSGIISLVQVQPTLVELDLSSCVRLTDPGLMEICSSLSALKILKLRRCRAITDLGVKEVANLKLKFLDISECESVTGRGIIDGIAKVQNLSLMELYVSALNICEMSIIRIAENIPNLRLLDLSFCKNGVTNLAVQLIFKNLVWLRVLLLDYCDKISDAALTGFEMNTHLVAYEESKSRISGTISKEDVQRQQDNAGGEHLMDAIREAMNQSNNQNERHPFKISLRSKAEEEIVNDAKRKKVMLEMYEHNDTKSDYSGYSINRAKGLTKLSLAGCTKITDVSLKYSFVLPELQELSLSKCQQISSVGMDSLVKECPSLEILNLSECHNITDKTIEMITIHLKRLTHLFLERCTQLSDHSLDHIAVNCTALKYLDVRACRAMCSEPNLRLVNLSSLKHISMSKPGPYLVDADTITMKRPRPPPMPLAF